One window of Banduia mediterranea genomic DNA carries:
- a CDS encoding cation transporter produces the protein MSDCGCHVQATNEAERRILRVALGLNATMFVVGIVAGLIAQSMGLIADSLDMLADASAYGIALLAWARSASFKASAAQLSGTLLLVLGLGVLLGVVWRLVMGSHPEGLWMTGIALVALVVNTTVLRLLERFRHGEVHLRATWLFTRVDVLANLAVIVSGVLVLLWHSAVPDLVIGTAIACYVLKEALGILREAKEARVAASESIVKP, from the coding sequence ATGAGCGACTGCGGCTGCCACGTGCAAGCGACCAATGAAGCGGAACGCCGAATTCTGCGCGTCGCCTTGGGGCTCAATGCCACGATGTTCGTGGTCGGCATCGTCGCGGGGCTGATCGCCCAGTCGATGGGATTGATCGCCGACTCGCTGGATATGCTGGCCGATGCGAGTGCCTACGGCATCGCCCTGCTGGCGTGGGCGCGCAGCGCGAGCTTCAAGGCCTCGGCGGCACAACTGAGCGGAACACTGCTTTTGGTGCTGGGGCTAGGCGTCTTGCTCGGTGTCGTGTGGCGCCTTGTGATGGGAAGCCACCCCGAGGGCTTATGGATGACGGGCATCGCCTTGGTGGCTCTCGTCGTCAACACCACGGTGCTGCGCTTGCTGGAACGCTTTCGTCATGGTGAGGTGCATTTGCGAGCGACTTGGCTATTTACCCGGGTCGATGTCCTCGCGAACTTGGCGGTCATCGTCTCCGGTGTGCTGGTGCTTCTATGGCACAGCGCGGTGCCTGATCTGGTGATCGGTACGGCCATCGCCTGCTATGTACTGAAGGAGGCGCTGGGCATTCTGCGCGAAGCGAAGGAAGCGCGGGTTGCCGCCAGCGAATCGATCGTCAAACCATGA